A stretch of Chitinophaga caeni DNA encodes these proteins:
- a CDS encoding SusC/RagA family TonB-linked outer membrane protein yields the protein MYQQYILSRKAKGLWALLVAMMIMGHVAAQQKMVTMKGIAYEKSTNTPIPGLGIYTGKPLKPIAATAADGSFSITVPEGAEVVFRSISYAAYSIKAKEGAKYKIMMAEQQSKLKETVIIGYQKKSREVVSGATTLISGKELQDVPVANVMELMQGKVAGLNIQNNTGAPGYAGTIQMRGLNSIAISGSGSEAFLRPTSPLFIIDGVPVDPNSNYQYGFDQAGPGLSPLSLIPPEDIESIQVLKDAQATALYGSRGAYGVILVTTKRGKSKVPIVQYTGNFFVSIPPTLRPVIGGQEERRRRINQYMEYTDSLYKAAEIVNETPFLSDSLNPFYNNSTNWQGLFYDYAYNQTHNLIVSGGDDRFNYKANVGYYNEKGIMKNTGFERYALSTNMTYRPTQRLRVFSTISTSLGLNKKGSGNGLLQTDVAKAGAQSSLMPAPSFYSSSASAIAALRTDNNNKTANVRTSLDVDYELFPGLHVANNVSFENQSATEENFVPAAINSNFSSMYSFYDKKTIFNNRASLSYFKTVNNVHNFTIAVFNELNRNTYQANTVKLERTPSDDFKGPYGNDGYYSRGGVMPGSYDERIVGNAATFSYNYDQMYVLDLSYRLDASSTSGKKTPYSNNPSIGLRWNFNRLRALSTSTWLDYGAIRATWGKNVTPQGDIFDAYGIYTDRNGARYNDQPVSGIEYENLPNNDLKPVTNTTLNFGFDMGLWRSRITGTFDFYVKDVDNSLYEIDLPDVNGFNKVKSNDLAWRNIGFEYQITARLLPSTSEWNMTFSLNGSYVKDRITRLPNGKREMYYYDKSAGQDILYRVGKNALTNVLYNTTGVYATDADVPVNPVTGKPVVVKSVVNDNVYYTPLRGGDPIWTDMNGDYIIDEHDRVYAGNSQPLVNGGASLFVQYKNYSLNIYGAYIAYRKILNNAIAERFASFSKPSGNLAMVPIDEYNYWEKAGDKATYPNPYDYARSPYVRPYRIDQTLFEEDGSYFKINQITFSYNFDRAKTRRYGVTSARVYATVYNMFMFSNYSGPNPENVTALGRDQSGGYPARRSVTVGLSVQF from the coding sequence ATGTATCAACAATATATTTTATCACGAAAAGCTAAAGGCCTGTGGGCCCTCTTGGTGGCAATGATGATCATGGGCCATGTTGCAGCGCAACAAAAAATGGTAACCATGAAAGGTATTGCCTACGAAAAAAGTACCAATACGCCCATCCCGGGATTGGGTATCTATACCGGGAAGCCATTGAAACCGATCGCTGCCACGGCGGCTGATGGTAGTTTCTCTATCACGGTGCCGGAAGGGGCGGAAGTTGTATTCCGTTCTATCTCCTATGCTGCCTATTCTATAAAAGCAAAGGAAGGCGCCAAGTATAAGATCATGATGGCGGAACAACAAAGCAAGTTGAAAGAAACGGTGATCATCGGTTACCAGAAAAAATCGCGAGAAGTTGTTTCCGGGGCAACCACCCTGATCAGCGGGAAGGAATTGCAAGACGTACCCGTTGCGAACGTAATGGAACTGATGCAAGGTAAGGTTGCGGGTTTGAATATCCAGAATAATACGGGCGCTCCCGGTTATGCCGGTACAATCCAGATGCGTGGTTTGAACTCCATCGCGATTTCTGGTTCCGGTAGCGAAGCTTTCCTTAGACCAACCTCCCCATTATTCATCATCGATGGTGTGCCGGTAGATCCGAACTCCAACTATCAATATGGATTCGATCAGGCTGGTCCTGGTTTAAGTCCTTTGTCATTGATTCCCCCGGAAGACATTGAAAGTATACAGGTGTTGAAAGATGCACAGGCAACTGCCTTGTACGGTTCAAGGGGTGCGTACGGTGTTATCTTGGTAACAACGAAACGTGGTAAATCAAAAGTGCCGATTGTTCAGTATACCGGTAATTTCTTCGTGAGTATTCCTCCAACGTTACGCCCCGTAATCGGTGGACAAGAAGAGCGCCGCAGACGTATTAACCAATACATGGAATATACCGATTCGCTTTACAAAGCCGCGGAAATTGTCAATGAAACACCATTCTTATCCGATAGTTTAAATCCTTTTTATAACAACTCTACCAACTGGCAAGGCCTGTTTTATGATTATGCTTACAACCAAACGCATAACCTGATCGTTTCCGGTGGTGATGATCGCTTCAACTATAAGGCAAACGTTGGCTATTACAATGAGAAAGGTATCATGAAGAATACCGGTTTCGAAAGGTATGCCTTAAGTACGAACATGACCTATAGGCCAACACAAAGGTTGCGTGTATTCTCCACGATATCCACCAGCTTGGGGCTTAATAAGAAAGGTAGCGGTAACGGGTTATTGCAAACCGATGTCGCGAAGGCGGGCGCCCAATCATCGTTGATGCCTGCGCCATCGTTCTACTCCTCGTCTGCTTCGGCCATAGCGGCATTACGAACGGATAATAATAATAAGACGGCCAACGTAAGAACGAGCTTAGATGTGGATTATGAACTGTTTCCCGGTTTGCACGTTGCAAACAATGTAAGTTTCGAAAACCAATCGGCAACGGAAGAAAATTTCGTTCCTGCCGCGATCAATAGTAACTTCTCCTCGATGTATTCATTTTATGATAAGAAAACTATCTTCAATAACAGGGCTAGTTTATCTTATTTCAAAACGGTGAATAATGTACATAATTTCACGATCGCCGTTTTTAACGAGTTGAACAGGAATACTTACCAAGCCAACACCGTGAAACTCGAGCGGACCCCGAGCGATGATTTCAAGGGGCCTTATGGTAATGATGGTTATTATTCCCGTGGTGGTGTGATGCCCGGTTCTTACGATGAACGCATCGTGGGTAACGCGGCCACCTTCTCCTATAACTATGACCAAATGTATGTTTTGGATTTGAGCTACCGCTTGGATGCCAGCTCTACATCTGGAAAGAAAACACCTTATTCAAATAACCCTTCTATCGGTTTACGTTGGAACTTCAACCGCTTGAGAGCGCTTTCAACTTCCACTTGGCTGGATTACGGCGCCATCCGTGCTACCTGGGGTAAAAATGTAACACCGCAGGGTGATATCTTCGATGCCTACGGGATTTATACCGATCGCAACGGTGCTAGGTATAACGACCAGCCCGTGAGCGGCATAGAGTATGAAAACTTGCCTAATAATGATTTGAAGCCGGTAACCAATACAACGTTGAACTTCGGTTTCGATATGGGCTTATGGAGAAGCCGTATTACGGGAACCTTCGATTTCTATGTGAAGGATGTGGATAACTCATTATACGAAATTGATTTGCCTGATGTCAACGGTTTTAACAAGGTTAAATCGAATGATTTGGCCTGGAGAAACATCGGGTTTGAATATCAAATCACGGCACGTTTATTACCGAGCACCAGCGAATGGAATATGACTTTCAGCCTTAACGGAAGTTATGTGAAAGATAGGATCACGCGCCTGCCAAACGGTAAACGTGAGATGTATTACTACGATAAATCCGCGGGGCAAGATATCCTGTACAGGGTTGGTAAAAATGCCTTGACCAACGTTCTTTATAATACTACGGGCGTATATGCAACAGATGCCGATGTTCCGGTGAATCCTGTAACGGGTAAACCCGTAGTTGTGAAAAGTGTTGTAAATGATAACGTTTATTATACTCCTTTACGCGGCGGAGATCCTATCTGGACGGATATGAACGGTGATTATATCATCGATGAACATGACCGTGTATATGCAGGTAACTCGCAGCCTTTAGTGAACGGTGGAGCTAGCCTGTTTGTTCAATACAAGAATTACTCTTTGAATATTTACGGCGCCTACATTGCTTACAGGAAAATCTTGAACAATGCCATAGCTGAACGTTTTGCCAGCTTCTCTAAACCGAGTGGCAACCTGGCCATGGTGCCGATCGATGAATATAATTACTGGGAAAAGGCAGGTGATAAAGCAACATATCCGAACCCATATGATTATGCACGTTCTCCTTACGTAAGACCTTATAGGATTGATCAAACCTTGTTTGAAGAAGATGGTTCTTACTTCAAGATCAACCAGATCACATTCTCTTACAACTTTGACAGGGCTAAAACACGTAGGTACGGAGTTACTTCGGCCAGGGTGTATGCAACGGTATATAATATGTTCATGTTCTCTAACTATTCTGGTCCGAACCCTGAAAACGTAACCGCTTTAGGACGTGACCAAAGTGGTGGGTATCCTGCACGTCGATCTGTGACAGTAGGTTTGAGTGTACAATTCTAA
- a CDS encoding DUF5008 domain-containing protein, with protein MQLSKYFILVLLVAMGFLACKETETVYPDPYAGGLPPLGIAFDRGQPTPAEGGTGDIVTFKVTGLLPYKDSVEFYMGDQLAEVTNIGENSVSLKVPPFASSGAVTVKIGDELLYTPVFTVKGKLKIDRTFLAGRGANGAISSIVPTSNNRYLLVGAFTQYNAAGVSNPLYGITMTETNGAYVSAFGVDSAVGATGIIRHAAQLPNGKILIGGSFSRYGSHTSLISGITAINQQGYLDTMIVNVIPTEDDIDAAGEHEGNAEVVTVDTVPAFNAGFTGSINRIYYHDEKVYVVGNFYVYQQVYYPNSTRYTKVSDYRQVSNIARMDINGNLDSTFHYDLAEHKGKQGVIGNIGSSYMTENGQLILVGRFTSYDGTPTGNIVRLDENGDMDPTFMAGTGTNGVINSITYNATTKKYVITGLFDTYNGQPRKNMAVLNEDGSLDANFIPQAVTGGVIVYAKQMSNGYIITTGTFQKYGDVTRYGLMVLNPDGTLSADHNNTGKFNGIVTDMVETVSAEGDPAMILVGFIQSFDNSAVGNIVRLVFER; from the coding sequence ATGCAATTATCAAAATATTTTATCCTGGTTCTTTTAGTAGCAATGGGCTTCCTTGCTTGTAAGGAAACTGAAACCGTTTACCCGGATCCTTATGCCGGTGGTTTGCCGCCATTAGGCATCGCCTTCGATAGGGGGCAGCCCACGCCCGCTGAAGGCGGTACTGGCGATATCGTAACCTTTAAGGTAACCGGCCTGCTGCCTTATAAAGATAGCGTTGAATTTTATATGGGCGACCAACTTGCGGAGGTTACCAATATCGGTGAAAATTCTGTTTCCCTAAAAGTGCCGCCATTCGCCAGTTCCGGCGCTGTTACAGTAAAAATTGGCGATGAGTTACTTTATACTCCCGTTTTTACAGTGAAAGGTAAATTGAAGATCGACCGCACTTTCTTGGCTGGTCGCGGTGCAAACGGCGCGATATCCAGTATCGTACCAACCAGCAATAATCGCTACTTGTTAGTCGGCGCCTTCACTCAATACAATGCCGCAGGTGTAAGTAACCCTTTATACGGCATTACGATGACGGAAACCAACGGTGCGTATGTAAGCGCATTCGGTGTGGATTCCGCTGTTGGTGCAACGGGGATCATCCGCCATGCAGCGCAGTTGCCAAACGGTAAAATTCTGATTGGCGGTAGTTTTAGTCGTTATGGTTCACATACTTCTTTGATTTCCGGTATCACGGCGATTAATCAACAAGGATATTTAGATACGATGATCGTTAATGTGATCCCTACGGAAGATGATATTGATGCAGCAGGGGAACATGAAGGGAACGCGGAAGTAGTTACTGTGGATACCGTGCCTGCATTTAACGCTGGTTTCACTGGATCGATTAATAGGATATATTATCACGATGAAAAGGTTTACGTTGTCGGAAACTTCTACGTATACCAACAGGTGTACTACCCTAACTCCACCCGTTATACCAAGGTCTCTGATTATAGGCAAGTGTCCAATATTGCCAGGATGGACATAAACGGTAACCTGGATTCTACTTTCCATTATGACTTGGCAGAACATAAGGGAAAGCAAGGCGTAATCGGGAATATAGGTTCTTCTTATATGACTGAAAACGGCCAACTGATATTGGTAGGTAGATTCACTTCTTACGATGGAACGCCTACGGGAAACATCGTCCGTTTGGATGAAAATGGTGATATGGATCCGACCTTCATGGCCGGCACCGGTACAAATGGCGTCATCAACTCGATCACCTACAACGCGACTACTAAGAAATATGTGATCACCGGGTTGTTCGACACCTATAATGGTCAACCACGCAAAAACATGGCAGTTTTGAATGAAGACGGTTCCCTGGATGCGAACTTTATTCCACAGGCAGTAACCGGCGGTGTCATTGTTTATGCTAAACAAATGTCAAACGGGTACATCATCACCACGGGAACTTTCCAAAAATATGGAGATGTAACCCGGTACGGATTAATGGTATTGAACCCTGATGGAACACTTTCTGCCGATCATAACAACACCGGTAAATTCAACGGTATCGTGACAGATATGGTTGAAACGGTTTCAGCAGAGGGCGATCCTGCCATGATCTTGGTTGGTTTTATTCAATCATTTGATAATAGCGCGGTCGGCAACATCGTACGTCTTGTTTTCGAGAGATAA
- a CDS encoding RagB/SusD family nutrient uptake outer membrane protein — translation MKKIFPSIKKTAIALVLLSMFASCNNFLDVRPSRLVKEDRYWRSIEDARSALIGAYGLSRAALSENAAFWMYGEFRMGDFVATSRTDLKSIINNNLGVSFPLVQKLKNWRAFYAAINSINLFIERSPGIKELDAYYTDINNRLDIAQMRCLRAFLYFYMSRIWGDVPLITSSYDGEFPQFERTPQATVLAFAEKEIVEAALDLPFIYNGTDPQSPGDYYNEGYGRWRGTIFNKISAYSVLAHIAAWQQQYDRVMSYTQFIFDNYDYANISFTNLTENLTKGKDGFFSQSSPSQILNFAFDYQSAEGTLAGHLQEFTLAAPITSKLLPDVYMPRDTILKYFNQPNDERFSIDLTTGYPKTDYYFSNYNTNIPVFSKIKVIEDGGEDKGAFRLNNATLMFTRMEELSLLRAEAAVQTGDRGEAELLVSNVMKSRGIINPSFKGKDMIDEIFAERRRELAGEGWRFFDQIRYQKIKKNNPDMMTLINSGGIYWPIADEVLKSNPKLTQNAYWLN, via the coding sequence ATGAAAAAAATATTTCCTTCAATAAAGAAAACAGCGATCGCCTTGGTGTTGCTATCCATGTTTGCTTCTTGCAACAACTTCTTGGATGTAAGGCCATCAAGGTTAGTAAAGGAAGATCGTTACTGGAGATCGATCGAAGATGCGAGAAGTGCTTTGATCGGCGCTTATGGCCTTTCCAGGGCTGCTTTAAGTGAAAATGCAGCTTTTTGGATGTATGGCGAATTCAGGATGGGTGACTTTGTTGCCACTTCAAGGACGGATTTAAAATCCATTATCAATAATAACTTGGGTGTATCCTTTCCCTTGGTTCAAAAGTTAAAAAACTGGAGAGCTTTTTATGCTGCCATCAACTCGATTAACCTATTCATCGAGCGTTCTCCAGGTATCAAGGAATTAGATGCTTATTATACCGATATCAACAATCGTTTGGACATTGCCCAAATGCGTTGCTTGAGGGCCTTCCTTTATTTTTATATGTCCCGTATCTGGGGAGATGTTCCTTTAATAACATCTTCTTATGATGGGGAGTTTCCTCAATTCGAAAGAACACCGCAAGCCACCGTTTTAGCTTTCGCTGAAAAGGAAATCGTTGAAGCGGCCTTGGATCTACCTTTTATTTATAATGGAACCGATCCGCAGTCGCCGGGTGATTACTACAACGAAGGTTACGGTCGTTGGCGTGGAACGATCTTTAACAAGATTAGCGCCTACTCTGTATTGGCGCATATTGCGGCATGGCAACAACAGTATGATCGCGTGATGTCGTACACGCAGTTTATTTTTGACAACTACGATTATGCAAATATTTCTTTTACCAATCTTACGGAAAACTTAACGAAAGGTAAAGATGGATTCTTCTCGCAAAGTAGTCCCAGCCAGATTTTGAATTTTGCTTTCGATTACCAGAGTGCGGAAGGGACCTTGGCCGGTCATCTGCAAGAGTTTACTTTGGCAGCGCCGATAACAAGTAAATTATTGCCGGATGTATATATGCCGAGGGATACGATCTTGAAATATTTCAATCAACCAAATGATGAACGTTTCAGCATCGATTTAACCACCGGTTACCCTAAAACCGATTACTACTTTTCAAATTATAATACGAATATCCCGGTATTCTCAAAGATCAAGGTGATTGAAGATGGTGGCGAAGATAAGGGCGCTTTCCGCTTGAATAATGCCACGTTGATGTTTACGCGGATGGAAGAATTGTCGTTGCTGCGTGCAGAAGCCGCGGTACAAACAGGCGATAGGGGTGAGGCGGAACTTTTAGTGAGTAACGTGATGAAAAGCCGCGGCATCATCAATCCGAGCTTCAAAGGGAAAGACATGATCGATGAAATTTTCGCGGAAAGGAGAAGGGAGCTGGCAGGAGAAGGATGGAGGTTTTTTGACCAGATCAGGTATCAAAAAATTAAGAAAAATAACCCGGATATGATGACTTTGATCAATAGTGGCGGTATCTACTGGCCCATTGCAGATGAAGTACTCAAATCCAATCCTAAACTTACACAAAACGCTTACTGGTTAAATTAA
- a CDS encoding LamG-like jellyroll fold domain-containing protein: protein MKKIFLYFLATTAFLAACNKSDDGPKKDYVYNNDYGKMPGAPKLLFITIDGARGTAVQALRPLKLWEMRDSALYTWNGLSDTASAYGENWTTMLTGVRSAKSGVVGDDFSNADFSSFPTFFERLEAKKPGLRSAAFCSSPELLNEVIRNSATQNQSFASDLQTRDAAIAELGNADADVVFVQFNEVDKAGEQYGYDASVPQYAAAINTADQYVSDLMAAMQGRATYGDERWLVVVTSSRGGDYAIDPEDSDGTIFSNPLSNTFTMFFNTRFEASVVGRPENLRVPFEGKYIRLSGQPGQPTKPMVRAAVQDNGLYNIHNTDELTIEMKFKLNKDADGDYNYSYPPFLTKGDRYGSTPGWSFFRNGAKMQFWVGVTATNLSAQTVDVKDGDWHHLAGTIRYSNNSYYLSVYLDGELQNSSQISGYEPNANSSSPLRLGYNTTVFTDNTIDFSAADVRIWNTIVDDETIKTWAPRTYVNKSHKYFSHLIGYWSCLDGEGDQFKDATANHMDMTLEGPYAWTEFNDFSNYLYPVIPNQEKYVPNTVDIPFRIMEWFQVPIDNSWSLDGRSWPATFRDFPNYNQ, encoded by the coding sequence ATGAAAAAAATATTCTTATACTTCTTGGCTACCACCGCTTTCTTGGCGGCATGTAATAAATCGGATGATGGACCGAAGAAGGACTATGTTTATAATAATGATTACGGTAAGATGCCCGGCGCTCCTAAATTATTGTTTATTACGATTGACGGAGCAAGGGGTACAGCCGTTCAAGCATTACGCCCGTTAAAATTATGGGAGATGCGCGATAGCGCCCTGTATACCTGGAACGGTTTGTCTGATACTGCAAGCGCTTACGGTGAGAACTGGACGACGATGCTAACAGGTGTACGTTCTGCTAAAAGCGGCGTAGTCGGTGATGATTTCAGCAATGCTGATTTCTCCAGTTTCCCGACCTTTTTCGAAAGGTTAGAGGCGAAAAAGCCGGGTTTACGTAGTGCCGCATTCTGTTCATCTCCTGAATTATTGAACGAAGTAATTCGGAATTCTGCTACTCAAAATCAATCATTCGCATCTGATCTGCAAACCCGCGATGCGGCTATTGCCGAGCTAGGGAATGCAGATGCGGATGTGGTGTTCGTTCAGTTCAATGAAGTTGATAAGGCCGGGGAGCAATACGGATACGATGCCTCGGTGCCTCAATATGCCGCGGCTATCAATACTGCCGATCAATATGTTTCAGACTTGATGGCTGCCATGCAAGGCCGCGCTACATACGGCGACGAAAGGTGGTTGGTGGTTGTTACCTCCAGCCGTGGTGGTGATTATGCCATTGATCCTGAGGATAGTGATGGTACCATCTTCAGTAATCCCCTCAGCAATACCTTCACGATGTTTTTCAACACGAGGTTTGAAGCGAGCGTGGTCGGTAGGCCAGAAAACTTGAGGGTTCCATTCGAAGGTAAGTACATTCGCCTTTCCGGTCAGCCCGGCCAACCTACGAAACCGATGGTAAGGGCCGCCGTTCAGGATAATGGTTTATATAATATCCATAATACGGATGAGTTGACCATCGAGATGAAGTTTAAGCTTAATAAAGATGCAGATGGCGATTATAATTATTCCTATCCCCCGTTTTTAACAAAAGGAGATCGTTACGGTAGCACACCGGGATGGTCATTCTTTAGGAACGGCGCTAAGATGCAATTTTGGGTTGGGGTTACAGCCACTAACCTAAGTGCGCAAACCGTGGATGTGAAAGATGGTGATTGGCACCACCTGGCGGGCACTATTCGTTATTCCAATAACTCTTACTACCTATCGGTTTACCTAGATGGAGAGTTGCAAAATTCATCTCAAATATCCGGTTATGAACCGAATGCCAATTCAAGTTCACCATTGAGGTTGGGGTATAATACTACCGTATTTACCGACAATACGATCGATTTCAGTGCTGCTGATGTAAGAATTTGGAATACGATCGTGGATGATGAAACTATTAAGACCTGGGCGCCCCGTACATATGTGAATAAATCTCACAAATATTTTTCACATCTAATCGGTTACTGGTCTTGCCTGGATGGTGAAGGAGATCAATTTAAAGATGCAACGGCGAATCACATGGATATGACCTTGGAAGGCCCTTACGCTTGGACAGAATTCAATGATTTCAGTAACTATTTATACCCGGTCATTCCTAACCAGGAAAAATATGTTCCTAATACGGTGGATATACCTTTCCGCATCATGGAATGGTTCCAGGTGCCGATCGATAATAGTTGGTCTTTGGATGGACGTAGCTGGCCAGCGACTTTCCGCGATTTTCCAAATTATAACCAGTAA
- a CDS encoding DUF5007 domain-containing protein, with the protein MKSLYKYLMLVALVVSITVGCIKLPADVDFFSRGANYSVTTYEPVLGRSSIMPEDEYGSIFNADNSTYPLTFKITNIRTAKGDSADVFKLTFPVKVWKTPYTGLEKTREELESKREIEYHKLFEVREHSGHFIFWRPETLEYLNQVKMQPDPGYLFDVEVSNSGGSKSFKNLELKPMRPRAYEPSDIDPITGNTLGYIVPTSVSNMKMEGEDASYLSNYNVRVLFYKDQASKGNTLSFEFRDTAYQPIDPLKFERTKWNDLLHHFGEPVFTPVDVKYEVPYPIPCAIRNTQYTNLLGNMAKVSFSYDRINQGTFVESAFLDFNFAIYEPGDWKIVFWFKDFNPDFEDN; encoded by the coding sequence ATGAAGAGTTTATATAAATATTTGATGTTGGTAGCCCTGGTAGTTTCGATTACCGTGGGATGTATCAAGCTACCTGCGGATGTCGACTTTTTTAGCCGGGGAGCTAATTACTCCGTGACTACTTACGAGCCGGTATTGGGGCGCAGTAGTATTATGCCGGAAGATGAGTACGGTTCTATATTTAATGCTGATAATTCTACTTATCCACTCACTTTCAAAATTACGAATATCCGCACCGCGAAAGGTGATAGCGCGGATGTTTTCAAGTTGACTTTCCCAGTTAAAGTGTGGAAAACCCCGTATACGGGCTTGGAGAAAACGAGGGAGGAACTTGAATCCAAAAGGGAGATAGAATACCACAAATTATTTGAAGTGAGGGAACACAGCGGGCATTTCATTTTCTGGAGACCGGAAACACTGGAGTACCTTAACCAAGTTAAGATGCAACCGGATCCCGGTTATTTATTTGATGTTGAAGTTTCCAACAGTGGTGGTAGCAAATCTTTCAAGAATTTAGAGTTAAAGCCAATGCGTCCCAGGGCATATGAACCCTCGGATATCGATCCGATTACAGGGAATACCTTGGGTTATATTGTGCCTACAAGTGTTAGTAACATGAAGATGGAAGGTGAAGATGCTTCTTATTTATCAAACTATAATGTACGGGTACTTTTTTATAAAGACCAGGCATCGAAAGGAAATACATTATCATTCGAATTTAGAGATACTGCATACCAACCGATCGATCCATTAAAATTTGAAAGGACGAAATGGAATGATTTATTGCACCATTTCGGTGAGCCGGTATTTACTCCCGTAGATGTGAAGTATGAAGTGCCTTACCCGATCCCTTGCGCCATTAGAAATACACAATACACCAATTTATTGGGCAATATGGCTAAAGTATCCTTCTCATACGATAGGATCAACCAGGGAACTTTTGTTGAAAGCGCCTTCCTGGATTTCAACTTTGCCATTTATGAACCCGGTGATTGGAAGATCGTCTTCTGGTTCAAAGACTTTAACCCGGATTTTGAGGACAATTAA
- a CDS encoding RagB/SusD family nutrient uptake outer membrane protein has translation MKRIIFAIGMIFLLGTLPSCEKFLDTESPDKESGASFWQTREDVEKFTNNLYAEMADILLDNSFFLAAEFRTGIYRETNFSRSGFNRVYYNYLVTNDLKSLMRETYWNSFFRFNQIPEWGAYFKVIQSCGVLIDAVENLDAGILDETDKKRYMGEAVFVRNFMYFIMVRLFGDVPYYTDPYFSGIIGRSNFVDVLNSCIKEVDEYKDYLPWSYTDPKMRAVRPTRGAMYALMMHMNMWNAGFDDANKEKYYQETARLGKELRETNNGAYRLLTVSEFRQLFRGGSQEGLFEFTQNVNYGEVRGLGYQYFNDNVLRQPQYSQAYVYWLNKYIEKYYPIGEVDKRKELWFDQNIYNENSTAEFLKFKGNTGSGIAFDGNLIVFRYADAILLEAEANAELTGGTGEELAKQLLNMIRNRAEATLYNGLGGTDLKDAIFWERCKELQGEGHAFYDLVRTRRILNSEYCSNPISQSAFLRGAWTWPITETALVNNPYMKLNEYWR, from the coding sequence ATGAAGCGTATAATATTTGCAATCGGGATGATTTTCTTATTAGGCACTTTGCCTAGTTGTGAAAAGTTCCTGGATACGGAGTCGCCGGATAAAGAGTCCGGGGCTAGCTTCTGGCAAACTAGGGAAGATGTGGAAAAGTTTACCAACAACCTGTACGCCGAAATGGCCGACATATTATTGGATAATTCCTTCTTCTTAGCAGCAGAATTTAGAACAGGTATTTACCGTGAAACAAATTTCAGTCGTAGCGGTTTTAACAGGGTTTATTATAATTACCTCGTTACTAATGATCTTAAATCATTAATGCGGGAAACATATTGGAACAGTTTCTTTAGGTTTAACCAAATACCTGAATGGGGAGCTTATTTTAAGGTTATCCAATCCTGCGGCGTTTTAATCGATGCTGTAGAGAATCTCGATGCCGGCATTTTAGATGAAACAGATAAAAAGCGTTACATGGGTGAAGCGGTTTTCGTGCGAAACTTCATGTATTTCATCATGGTACGTCTTTTCGGTGATGTACCATATTACACGGATCCCTACTTCAGCGGCATTATAGGCCGCAGCAACTTTGTAGATGTTCTAAATAGTTGTATCAAGGAAGTTGATGAATACAAAGATTACCTGCCCTGGTCATATACAGATCCTAAAATGCGCGCGGTACGTCCTACGCGGGGGGCAATGTATGCCTTGATGATGCATATGAATATGTGGAATGCAGGGTTTGATGATGCCAACAAGGAAAAATACTACCAGGAAACAGCACGCTTAGGCAAGGAATTACGCGAAACCAATAACGGCGCTTACCGCTTGTTAACCGTAAGTGAGTTCCGCCAACTGTTCAGGGGCGGTTCCCAGGAAGGCTTGTTCGAGTTTACGCAAAACGTCAACTACGGTGAAGTACGTGGCTTGGGATATCAATATTTCAATGACAACGTACTGCGCCAACCGCAATACAGCCAAGCTTACGTTTACTGGTTGAATAAATATATCGAGAAATATTACCCGATCGGTGAAGTCGATAAACGTAAAGAGCTTTGGTTTGATCAAAATATTTACAACGAGAACTCAACCGCGGAATTTTTGAAGTTTAAAGGAAATACCGGCAGCGGCATCGCTTTCGATGGTAACCTGATCGTATTCCGTTATGCAGATGCCATTTTGTTGGAGGCGGAAGCTAATGCCGAACTAACCGGCGGTACAGGTGAGGAGCTCGCCAAGCAATTGCTCAATATGATCCGCAACCGTGCCGAAGCTACTTTATATAATGGCCTTGGTGGTACGGATTTAAAAGATGCCATCTTCTGGGAGCGCTGCAAAGAACTTCAAGGGGAAGGACATGCTTTCTACGACTTGGTGCGTACGCGTAGAATACTGAATAGTGAATATTGCTCTAACCCTATCTCGCAATCAGCATTCTTACGCGGGGCTTGGACTTGGCCGATCACTGAAACGGCGCTCGTTAATAATCCTTACATGAAATTGAACGAATACTGGCGCTAA